Part of the Labilibaculum antarcticum genome, GGTAAGAAGGATTCCGTGTCCATAAGGTATGATGATGCGCACGCTGAATCACTGAAATAGTATCTATCTGAACATAACCAAGCTGTTCAATAACTGATAGTGTATCGTCGAGAGCTCTCCCACTCTGTTTTGCCGGTGGCAGCTTCTGCGATAGCAAAACAAGTGTTCTTGCTTCTTGTTTCGAAAGAGAATCTATTATTTGAGCCATATCTTCCTTTGGTTGCTGTGTTTAACGAACATCTAAAAAAGCAGTAAAGGATTCATCTGTTTTTAAGAATAACCAACATCTACATCATAAGGTTCTTCAAATTCCTTATAAGAAACAAATTTCCCATTACGAAACCCTTTCGGGATTTGATGTTGAAAAAGAAGCAAGATTACCGAAGGCAAAGGCGCAATGTGAATTCTTCGGCTTCTCACAAAACAGCAATCTCACAATCCTATGAGAAAGCTACTTAGCATTCACTTTCGATTCTGATTCCTAAATCAATTTTTCAGAATCATCCGATTTAATTTCTTCCTGAATATCATCCTCTGACATAAGCAAAGGAGAAGCTTCTAAATCTTCTATTTCGAGCATAGTAACCAATATATCCAAAGACTTGCCTATCACTTCCAGTTCTTCATCTGATATTTTCTTCAGTTTCAATGCCAGCCTTTGTTGCAGTAAATCAGGAGTTGCCTGTAAAAGATTATCACCCAAAGAGGTCAAGGCAATCAATGTAGTTCTTCGGTCTCCGATTTTAGGCAGGCGTGCCAGCATTCCTTTCTTTTCCAATCGACCTATAATACCTGTTATAGTACTGGAATTAAGATTCAACTGATCTCTAATGGATTTCTGAGTCGCCTGATAATTAGGCGAATTCTTAAGACACTCCAAACATAGTATT contains:
- a CDS encoding MarR family transcriptional regulator; amino-acid sequence: MDYKDIIVKIRRIIRSINIESKKTQKDYGVSIPQILCLECLKNSPNYQATQKSIRDQLNLNSSTITGIIGRLEKKGMLARLPKIGDRRTTLIALTSLGDNLLQATPDLLQQRLALKLKKISDEELEVIGKSLDILVTMLEIEDLEASPLLMSEDDIQEEIKSDDSEKLI